tatttttgctttaaCCCTAAAAGATCCTAAATTATCTAACAAGATCCTTAActctcctaatttttttaaaatattttgtttttattgcctTTACGTGCTTCAAGAAACTCTATAGTTTGAGTACCTTCCTAGATGTTAGAccgaaaatttaaatttttacatggcTGGACTACAAGTTGTTTGAGAGTGGTAGATgttcattttaaaagtgttttttacaaatacataaaaataatattttttttaaaaaaaattatttttaatattaatacatttaaacgatcaaaaaacattaaaataataattttgagctaaaaataattttaaaaacacgattAATGCTAAACAGGAAATCTTGTCTGTGTTCCATCTGAGGCCATTTCCAAAACAATATGATGCAGAAATGAAGAATGACATTTGGAGTAATCCAATTCAGAGTATGACTTTTTGTGTGAATTTCTCATTTGTTTTCCTGTGTCATGACTCATGATGAAAAGAATATTCCActtgttctcaaataatattaattgtgaAATCCTTACATAGAatagaatgagatttgaaaaggatttcaaatcttattcaaataatcaatgattgtgatgttaagaataaacatgatttgacagaACAAACACACTTTATGCTCTAATATCTAAAgcaaaatattcttaataaatgaataataattataccAAAAAACTAGTCGCTGAAAAGTTAATTCAAACAACATatgactttcttaatatttgagTGATAATGATATGTTATTAGACAGTACACTTGATCTTTGATTTatatcaatcaattgttgaattgataataaattaaattttttaattcttttttaatttaaaattataatttatatttggaccatTATATTAGGAATCTAATAGAtcacaaacaataaaaaccattgataataaattaaactgagatgattaattaagtgagacttgattgtaaatgtttttaaaaaattaaggacaagAATGTAATTTATACTAGGGGGTTACAATTTTGGACTTAGAAAAACCTAGTTAGGACATGATTgcataattattcaaaattatcatgaaataatatatCTGACTTTTTTAGGAGACaaagtgatattttttcattaatagagttatcatgtttttcatataaatagaaCGCTATGTCTTGTATTTTTTCATATACATTTGAATTAGGTAGATAAaagtagagaaaagaaaaggccagCACTAAGGCATGGAAGACATATCACTTAAGGCATAACAATTGCTCTAATCTAaaagggtttttgatatttttgatttGATGATGACATGTGGTTTACAATAATCCAATATTGAACACAAAAAGAAGATCAGATCTTCatgttatttttgctttaaCCCTAAAAGATCCTAAATTATCTAATAAGATCCTTaacacttataattttttttaaacattttgtttttattgtgtttatgtGCTTCAAGAAACCCTATAGTTTGAGTACCTTCCTAGATGTTAGACcgaaaatttaagtttttacatGGCTGGACTACAAGGTTGTTTAAGAGTGGTAGatgttcattttaaaagtattttttacttgaaaatgcacaaaaataatgtttttttttaaattatttttaatattagaacatcaaaacgatccaaaaacaccaaaaaatagttttgagctaaaaataatttcaaacacacGATTGCAATGCTAAATGGGAAATCTTGTCTGTGTTCCATCTGGGGCCATTTCCAAAACAATATGATGCAGAAATGAAGAATGACATTTGGAGTAACCAATTCAGAGTATGACTTTTTGTGTGAATTTCTCATTTGTTTTCCTGTGTCATCACTCATGATGAACAAACCATCTCTGGAGTAATCTGGAGCTATGATAGTTATCATTGTTGTGGTAGGGAAAAGGAATGAGTCCAACGAGGCACTCAGAGAGACAGAGATGGCAATCATTTATCTACACTTTGTTTACCAATATTACCTTAggcctccttttcttttcctttaagaTCACGGTTCTAAAGGAATTTTCATTTATTCTTCGAGCTGATCTGTGTCCACTGTAGTTTAGTTCAAGCACCAGTCCTAGTTAGTTTATCAGTTCTCTATTatgaaatcttttttctaaaCAAAGGCTGCTTCCTAGGTTAAGAAATTATGCTACCTAGTATATTTGCTAAGATTTTCTATACTAGGAATGGTAAGAGTCCTAAGCAGCAGGTGCTTGGTCCTAAAATTCTCGTCTGTAGAAGGACCGAAAATAAAACAGAGACAGAACAGATCTTTGCTTAAATCTACTTGAGTCCACTACACTGCCATGGCAACTCATCCACATGACATAGTATGCAAAACAATATGGGACCTCACAACTTCAAAGTTGTACTGTGAACTGCTAGATAGCAAGTGGCAAGAAGGTCTGTGCACTTATATAATGTCCCTATGAAATCAATattaccttaaaaaaatcaacattcttCCAGTCCCATTTATTTTCACTCTCGTCATTCACTGGAAATATCAACgtatattttattaatcacTTTAACACACCAAAGAAAGAACATTAATGAACAACCTTGTGGGCTTGAATTTTGCCGTGTTATCATACAGCAAAGACAGGTCTCCAGTGTGGCTCCTTGTTAATGCAATAAATAATCTGAACCAAATTGCAAACCAAACTAAACCAAATCATAGAGGACGAGCAGAAAGGCCAAATTTACATAACATAATGGAAACACACAGGATCAAACATAGAGGCCGAAtaaataaaagtgtgataaaaTAATTCTAGGGGTTCAAGATACATATCTCATGATTCAACATTAATATCAACCACTTTTTCCCCTCTTCAGAATCCAAATAATGCATCCACGGTAACCGaattcatattaaattatatatatacatatataaaatagaaatcaCTGCTCTTTTCTCAATCCAATTATAAAAGCAGCAAAAAAATAACACACCAAAATAATGATTTCCACCCTCGCCTTTTTCCATTTCCCCTTCTACGACTACTATTCTTCATACTCAAGTGTATAACCAATTAAACAATCAAATGATTTCTAGTAACCAGTTTTTCCCTACTCTGAATTCTGAACAAATAACATTACCTTCTAATTAACCACATCTTTTGGAGAGAAGAATAAGGAAGACAATTAGGAAGACTATAGAGGAAAGCGCAATTGCCACACCAAGAACAACCTTATTAGGTCCGTGATGACCCTCTTTCTTGCTGTTAGAATCACCACCTTCATCATTATAATCTGATGAATCACTCTCACTATCACCTCCTGATGAACTATCCTTTGCAGGTGGTGGTGACAATGGCAATCCATGCTTATCACAAGGAGCAATTCCAAGCTTCAATTTTGATGACAAAATCGTATGATTGTAACACAAATTGCTGTTTCCACCAACTTTAAACACAGCTAATCTCTTCATAAAAGTAAGATTGAAAGGCAAAACACCATGAAACTCATTGTTCTCAAGATTCAAGTACCTCAATTTCTTCATTTCTGCAAAAAACTTTGGTACTGTCCCATTCAACTGATTTGAACTCAGATCAACATAAGCTAAATCAGGAATTGCTGACATTGAATCCGGGATCGCCCCAGATAAAGAGTTAGCGCCTAAAGACACATTCTTTAGTGAAATCAAGTCACCAAGATTATCAGGGATTGCCCCAGTAAGTGCATTTGAGTAAAGATTGAGACTTTCAAGATTTTCAAGAAGTGTAATGGAACTGGGTATCTTTCCTTTAAGCCTATTACCTGAAAAATCAACATGGGTAAGATTGAAAAGCAGATGTTTTGGTATGTAGCCAGTGACATTAGCATTTGAGATAGTAACAGACCTAAGCTTACGCATATTACCAAGAACCGCATAAAGACCACTAGTATTGACTGGCACATTACTTACAGTGAGATCAGTGAGATTGACAAAGCGAGAGAGCCCGATACCAGTGAGGTGTTTAAGAGAGTGAATGCAAGTGAAAGAATGAAGAGAGATGGCAAGATCTAAAGGGAATCTAATAGGGGTAACAGGGCAGTTggtgaaagagagagattgaagAGTGGAGAGGGATTTAAGGGCAGTGTAAGAAAGAGAGAGGTCAGAGGAGCAGTTGGACAGGTGAAGCGAGACTAGTTGGCGAAAGGGGGAAGAAGAGTCACACATGGTGGCGTTGTGAGGAGAAGGTTGTATGCAAGGATCTTTAGCTGTAGGGATGTCTAGAGATTGGAGGGCTCTAAGTTGTTTGGGGTTTAAAGTGGAGTTAATGGAGGGAAAGGGGGATTTGGTGGTCGGTGGAG
The DNA window shown above is from Populus trichocarpa isolate Nisqually-1 chromosome 4, P.trichocarpa_v4.1, whole genome shotgun sequence and carries:
- the LOC7470199 gene encoding receptor-like protein 51, coding for MSPPPPPLLLTLLLLFLISATTTEAASASPIATLPPSPSPASSPTAPTTKTPSPTSSPTPPTTKSPFPSINSTLNPKQLRALQSLDIPTAKDPCIQPSPHNATMCDSSSPFRQLVSLHLSNCSSDLSLSYTALKSLSTLQSLSFTNCPVTPIRFPLDLAISLHSFTCIHSLKHLTGIGLSRFVNLTDLTVSNVPVNTSGLYAVLGNMRKLRSVTISNANVTGYIPKHLLFNLTHVDFSGNRLKGKIPSSITLLENLESLNLYSNALTGAIPDNLGDLISLKNVSLGANSLSGAIPDSMSAIPDLAYVDLSSNQLNGTVPKFFAEMKKLRYLNLENNEFHGVLPFNLTFMKRLAVFKVGGNSNLCYNHTILSSKLKLGIAPCDKHGLPLSPPPAKDSSSGGDSESDSSDYNDEGGDSNSKKEGHHGPNKVVLGVAIALSSIVFLIVFLILLSKRCG